The Lysobacter capsici genome has a segment encoding these proteins:
- a CDS encoding SDR family oxidoreductase, giving the protein MSAAHVRLSPAPIVRSLVIGAQSSIGRAVAARLSRRRGELMLACGDLPGLEGTAHSLRALAKSEIQTHQALLEDTDSLRRLFDHAGQIDHLVITASVPSPGLRLAELDLDEVRLAFERKLWGSIQAVQLALPYLSRHGSVTLTTGIVARKATPGALGRTLINAALEASVKVLARELAPLRVNAVSPGLTDSDGYNGLDPMARMAMLARAGDRLPAGRVGSADEIASAYLFAIDNAFVTGTVIDVDGGALIS; this is encoded by the coding sequence ATGAGCGCAGCCCATGTCCGCCTGAGTCCCGCGCCGATCGTGCGCAGTCTCGTGATCGGTGCGCAGTCGAGCATCGGCCGTGCGGTAGCGGCACGTTTGTCGCGCCGCCGCGGTGAGTTGATGCTCGCCTGCGGCGATCTGCCGGGCCTGGAAGGCACCGCGCACAGCCTGCGGGCGCTGGCCAAGTCGGAGATCCAGACCCATCAGGCCCTGCTCGAAGACACCGACAGCCTGCGCCGTCTGTTCGACCACGCCGGCCAGATCGACCACCTGGTCATCACCGCCAGCGTGCCCTCGCCGGGCCTGCGCCTGGCCGAGCTGGACCTGGACGAGGTGCGGCTGGCGTTCGAACGCAAGCTGTGGGGTTCGATCCAGGCGGTGCAGCTGGCCCTGCCCTACCTGAGCCGCCACGGCAGCGTGACCCTGACCACCGGCATCGTCGCGCGCAAGGCCACCCCGGGCGCGCTCGGCCGCACCCTGATCAACGCCGCGCTGGAAGCCAGCGTCAAGGTGCTGGCGCGCGAACTGGCGCCGCTGCGGGTCAACGCGGTCAGCCCCGGGTTGACCGACAGCGACGGCTACAACGGCCTGGACCCGATGGCGCGCATGGCGATGCTGGCGCGGGCCGGCGACCGGCTCCCGGCCGGCCGGGTCGGCAGCGCCGACGAAATCGCCTCGGCCTATTTGTTCGCGATCGACAACGCCTTCGTCACCGGCACGGTGATCGACGTCGACGGCGGCGCGCTGATCAGCTGA
- the btuB gene encoding TonB-dependent vitamin B12 receptor — translation MSSRASTLRACGLSLTLSACALPTFAAPAAVDLDQVVVTATRTAQTQDATLAAVTVIDRDEIERRQPSSLPDLLRGTPGVSLANNGGAGKSTSLFLRGTESDHVLVLIDGIKIGSATSGGASLQDIPVEQIERIEIVRGPFSSLYGSEAIGGVIQIFTRRPQGPFAPSFGVSIGSNATRRASAGVAGKGERGWYSINAAHEDTDGINACRGKPSPGGAGCFTNSPDRDGYRNSSLTMQGGYRFNEQWDGEARVFRAEGNNHYDGSQNNEADNVQQVAGVKLRYQPSERVTLSANAGHSADLSDTYKNGKYSSTFDTRRQLGSVQGDFGIGEGLLSAGFDWQRDEIESNTAYARDHRILRGAFAQWQRSFGAHAVQASLRRDDDSQFGGETTGSALWGWDLSDSLRLTASYGTAFKAPTFNELYYPGYGNPRVQPETSRSVEVGLRGTHGAQRQHVWSLNAFQTRVDDLIAYDASIGAPGNVDRARIRGLEAVLDTRLAQWELRASATWLDPRNDSPNAYRDNYLQRRARQSARVDADRRFQLGGASSWSLGASVYAAGERYDDLANTRRLGGYALTDLRLGYAIDAAWSLQLSANNVFDRRYETAAFYNQPGRNYLLSLRYRPSR, via the coding sequence GTGTCGTCGCGGGCGTCCACGCTGCGCGCATGCGGCTTGAGCCTGACCCTGAGCGCCTGCGCGCTGCCCACGTTCGCCGCGCCGGCCGCGGTCGACCTGGATCAAGTGGTGGTGACCGCCACCCGCACCGCGCAGACCCAGGACGCGACCCTGGCGGCGGTGACCGTGATCGATCGCGATGAGATCGAACGGCGCCAGCCATCCTCGCTGCCGGATCTGTTGCGCGGCACCCCGGGCGTTTCCCTGGCCAACAACGGCGGCGCCGGCAAATCGACTTCGTTGTTCCTGCGCGGCACCGAATCGGACCATGTGCTGGTGCTGATCGACGGCATCAAGATCGGTTCGGCGACCAGCGGCGGCGCCTCGCTGCAGGACATTCCGGTCGAACAGATCGAGCGCATCGAAATCGTGCGTGGGCCGTTTTCCAGCCTGTACGGCTCCGAGGCGATCGGCGGGGTGATCCAGATCTTCACCCGCCGCCCGCAAGGCCCGTTCGCGCCGAGTTTCGGCGTGTCGATCGGCAGCAACGCCACCCGTCGCGCGAGCGCCGGCGTGGCCGGCAAGGGCGAGCGCGGCTGGTACTCGATCAACGCCGCGCACGAAGACACCGACGGCATCAACGCCTGCCGCGGCAAGCCCTCGCCGGGCGGCGCGGGTTGTTTCACCAATTCGCCCGACCGCGACGGTTATCGCAACAGCTCGCTGACCATGCAGGGCGGCTATCGCTTCAACGAACAGTGGGACGGCGAAGCGCGGGTGTTCCGCGCCGAAGGCAACAACCATTACGACGGCAGCCAGAACAACGAGGCCGACAACGTCCAACAAGTGGCCGGCGTCAAGTTGCGCTACCAGCCCAGCGAACGGGTGACCCTGAGCGCCAACGCCGGGCACAGCGCCGATTTGAGCGACACCTACAAGAACGGCAAGTATTCCAGCACCTTCGACACGCGTCGCCAGTTGGGCTCGGTGCAGGGCGATTTCGGCATCGGCGAGGGCCTGTTGAGCGCGGGCTTCGATTGGCAGCGCGACGAAATCGAAAGCAACACGGCTTACGCGCGCGACCACCGCATCCTGCGCGGCGCGTTCGCGCAATGGCAGCGCAGCTTCGGCGCGCACGCGGTGCAGGCCAGCCTGCGCCGCGACGACGACAGCCAGTTCGGCGGCGAAACCACCGGCAGCGCGCTGTGGGGCTGGGACCTGAGCGACTCGCTGCGGCTGACCGCGAGCTACGGCACCGCGTTCAAGGCGCCGACCTTCAACGAGCTGTATTACCCCGGTTACGGCAACCCGCGGGTGCAACCGGAAACCTCGCGCAGCGTCGAAGTCGGCCTGCGCGGCACCCACGGCGCGCAGCGCCAGCACGTGTGGTCGCTCAACGCGTTCCAGACCCGGGTCGACGACTTGATCGCCTACGACGCCTCGATCGGCGCGCCGGGCAATGTCGACCGCGCCCGCATCCGCGGCCTGGAAGCGGTGCTCGACACGCGTCTGGCGCAGTGGGAGCTGCGCGCCAGCGCGACCTGGCTGGACCCGCGCAACGACAGCCCCAACGCCTATCGCGACAACTATCTGCAGCGACGCGCGCGGCAGAGCGCGCGGGTCGACGCCGATCGCCGTTTCCAACTCGGCGGGGCCTCGTCCTGGTCGCTGGGCGCCAGCGTCTACGCCGCCGGCGAGCGCTACGACGACTTGGCCAATACCCGCCGCCTGGGCGGCTACGCGCTGACCGATCTGCGTCTGGGCTACGCCATCGACGCGGCCTGGAGCCTGCAACTGTCGGCCAACAACGTGTTCGATCGCCGTTACGAAACCGCCGCCTTCTACAATCAACCCGGTCGCAACTATCTGTTGAGTCTGCGTTACCGACCCTCCCGCTGA
- the cobO gene encoding cob(I)yrinic acid a,c-diamide adenosyltransferase, with the protein MSAGGNDNNDRAGFAAASDERHRERMQRKKELIDRKIARATIERGVLVVNTGNGKGKSSSGFGMLARSLGHGFQCGVVQFIKGSFSTGEEAFFRRFEELDYHVMGEGFTWETQDKERDIRAAQAAWAIAARMLADPGYDFVLLDELNIALAHRYIALDDVLAAVAARPPQQHVVITGRGAPDALIEAADTVTDMRVVKHAFKAGIKAQKGIEL; encoded by the coding sequence ATGAGCGCGGGCGGCAACGACAACAACGATCGCGCCGGCTTCGCCGCGGCCAGCGACGAACGCCATCGCGAGCGCATGCAGCGCAAGAAGGAATTGATCGACCGCAAGATCGCGCGCGCGACCATCGAGCGCGGCGTGCTGGTGGTCAACACCGGCAACGGCAAGGGCAAGAGTTCGTCGGGGTTCGGCATGCTCGCGCGCTCGCTGGGGCATGGCTTCCAGTGCGGCGTGGTGCAGTTCATCAAGGGCAGTTTCTCGACCGGCGAGGAAGCGTTCTTCCGCCGTTTCGAGGAACTGGACTATCACGTGATGGGCGAGGGCTTCACCTGGGAAACCCAGGACAAGGAGCGCGACATCCGCGCCGCGCAGGCGGCCTGGGCGATCGCCGCGCGGATGCTGGCCGACCCGGGTTACGACTTCGTTTTGCTCGACGAGTTGAACATCGCCCTGGCGCATCGCTACATCGCCCTGGACGACGTACTCGCCGCGGTCGCGGCGCGGCCGCCGCAACAGCATGTGGTCATCACCGGACGCGGCGCGCCCGATGCGCTGATCGAAGCGGCCGATACCGTGACCGACATGCGCGTGGTCAAGCATGCGTTCAAGGCGGGGATCAAGGCGCAGAAGGGGATTGAGTTGTGA
- the cobT gene encoding nicotinate-nucleotide--dimethylbenzimidazole phosphoribosyltransferase, with protein sequence MNDRVSNQSTLAADAWWLRPCKRPDADLQAQGRARQAQLTKPPGSLGVLEDLAVTLSGLQHSPTPKVDRVWISVFAADHGVAAEGVSAFPQAVTGEMLRNFAGGGAAIAVLARALDASLDVVNLGTVNDPGAVAGVHRAVIAASTRNFCEGPAMSDAQLRAALGAGAASVRAALDAGAQLFIGGEMGIANTTSAAALASALLRRSPSELTGAGTGLDAGGIAHKIAVIERALALHAPADSDWERLRRLGGFEIAALTGAYVAAAQAGLPVLVDGFIASVAALAAQRLNPGCGDWLLYAHRSHERGHAMVLEALRARPLLDLGMRLGEASGAAMAVPLLRLACALHNGMATFAQAGVSESAAQQA encoded by the coding sequence GTGAACGATCGAGTATCGAACCAATCGACCCTCGCCGCGGACGCGTGGTGGCTGCGGCCTTGCAAGCGTCCCGATGCGGACCTGCAGGCGCAGGGGCGCGCGCGTCAGGCGCAGTTGACCAAGCCGCCGGGATCGCTCGGCGTGCTGGAAGACCTCGCGGTGACGTTGTCCGGCTTGCAACACAGCCCCACGCCTAAGGTCGATCGAGTGTGGATCAGCGTGTTCGCCGCCGACCACGGCGTCGCGGCCGAGGGCGTGTCGGCGTTTCCGCAGGCGGTGACCGGCGAGATGCTGCGCAATTTCGCCGGCGGCGGCGCGGCCATCGCGGTGCTCGCGCGCGCGCTCGACGCGAGCCTGGACGTGGTCAACCTGGGCACGGTCAACGATCCCGGCGCGGTGGCCGGCGTGCACCGGGCAGTGATCGCCGCGAGCACGCGCAATTTCTGCGAAGGCCCGGCGATGAGCGATGCGCAGTTGCGCGCCGCGCTCGGCGCCGGCGCGGCCAGCGTGCGCGCCGCGCTCGATGCCGGCGCGCAGTTGTTCATCGGCGGCGAGATGGGCATCGCCAACACCACCTCGGCGGCAGCGTTGGCCAGTGCCTTGTTGCGGCGCTCGCCGTCGGAACTGACCGGCGCCGGCACCGGCCTGGATGCGGGCGGCATTGCCCACAAGATCGCGGTGATCGAACGCGCGCTGGCCCTGCATGCGCCGGCCGACAGCGATTGGGAACGGCTGCGCCGGCTCGGCGGTTTCGAGATCGCCGCATTGACCGGCGCGTATGTGGCCGCGGCCCAGGCCGGTTTGCCGGTTCTGGTGGATGGCTTCATCGCCAGCGTCGCCGCGCTGGCCGCGCAGCGGCTCAACCCGGGCTGTGGCGATTGGCTGCTGTACGCGCATCGCTCGCACGAACGCGGTCATGCGATGGTGCTGGAGGCCCTGCGGGCGCGGCCCTTGCTCGATCTGGGCATGCGCCTGGGCGAGGCCAGCGGCGCGGCGATGGCGGTGCCGTTGCTGCGCCTGGCCTGCGCGCTGCACAACGGCATGGCGACCTTTGCCCAGGCCGGCGTGTCCGAATCCGCCGCGCAACAGGCATGA
- a CDS encoding cobyrinate a,c-diamide synthase: MPDSPFPIPEGSARCPALLVSAPASGQGKTSVTAAIARWHARQGRRVRVFKTGPDFLDPMVLERASGHVVQQLDLWMCGEADVRARLHAAAREADLILIEGVMGLFDGNPSSADLAQALGVPVLAVIDGSAMAQTFGALATGLARYREGLTVYGVAANRIGSAYHAQLLRESLPADLRWLGALPRDPALALPERHLGLVAAGELGDIDARLDALADAWATHADAELPPPVEFAASEPVRMPPLLQGRRIAIARDAAFCFVYPANLQLLIEAGAECIAFSPIAGDSLPDCDAVWLPGGYPELHLPALSANAAVRDALHAHRDAGKPILAECGGLLYALDSLSDREGNSGAMAGLLRGHARIQPRMAALGLQSVELPEGVLRGHTFHYAQAQIEAAAIAQSTNPNGGPSREALYRDQRLSASFIHFYFPSNPQAAARLFLP, translated from the coding sequence ATTCCCGACTCCCCATTCCCGATTCCCGAGGGCAGCGCCCGCTGCCCGGCGCTGCTCGTGTCCGCTCCCGCGTCCGGCCAGGGCAAGACCAGCGTCACCGCTGCGATCGCGCGCTGGCATGCGCGGCAAGGGCGACGGGTGCGGGTGTTCAAGACCGGGCCGGACTTTCTCGATCCGATGGTGCTCGAACGCGCCAGCGGTCACGTCGTGCAGCAGCTCGATCTGTGGATGTGCGGCGAAGCCGACGTGCGCGCGCGCCTGCATGCGGCGGCGCGCGAGGCCGATCTGATCCTGATCGAAGGGGTGATGGGTTTGTTCGACGGCAATCCGTCGAGCGCCGATCTGGCTCAGGCGCTGGGCGTGCCGGTGCTCGCGGTCATCGACGGCTCGGCGATGGCGCAGACCTTCGGCGCGCTCGCCACCGGTCTGGCGCGTTATCGCGAAGGCTTGACGGTCTACGGCGTCGCCGCCAATCGAATCGGCAGCGCGTATCACGCGCAGTTGCTTCGCGAGAGTCTGCCGGCGGATTTGCGCTGGCTCGGCGCGTTGCCGCGCGATCCGGCGCTGGCCTTGCCCGAGCGCCATCTGGGCTTGGTCGCGGCGGGCGAGTTGGGCGATATCGATGCGCGCCTGGATGCGCTCGCCGATGCCTGGGCCACGCATGCCGACGCCGAATTGCCGCCGCCGGTGGAGTTCGCCGCGAGCGAGCCTGTGCGCATGCCGCCGCTGCTGCAAGGTCGGCGTATCGCGATCGCACGCGATGCTGCGTTCTGTTTCGTCTATCCGGCGAATCTGCAATTGCTGATCGAAGCAGGCGCCGAGTGCATCGCGTTTTCGCCGATCGCTGGCGACAGCCTGCCCGACTGCGATGCGGTCTGGTTGCCCGGCGGTTATCCCGAACTGCATCTGCCGGCGTTGTCGGCCAATGCGGCCGTGCGCGACGCGCTGCACGCGCATCGCGACGCCGGCAAGCCGATCCTCGCCGAATGCGGCGGCTTGTTGTACGCGCTCGATTCGTTGAGCGACCGCGAAGGAAATTCCGGCGCGATGGCGGGCCTGTTGCGCGGCCATGCGCGGATCCAGCCGCGCATGGCCGCGCTCGGCCTGCAATCGGTGGAACTGCCCGAAGGCGTGCTGCGCGGGCATACCTTCCATTACGCCCAGGCGCAGATCGAGGCCGCGGCGATCGCGCAATCGACCAACCCCAACGGCGGGCCGAGCCGCGAAGCGCTGTATCGCGACCAGCGCCTGAGCGCAAGCTTCATCCACTTCTATTTTCCGTCGAACCCGCAGGCCGCCGCGCGCTTGTTTCTGCCATGA
- the cobU gene encoding bifunctional adenosylcobinamide kinase/adenosylcobinamide-phosphate guanylyltransferase, with the protein MHSLILGGARSGKSALAERLALPFADVVYIATAQARDAEMGERIAHHRARRPAEWGCVEEPIALAATLRAHAAPGRCVLVDCLTLWLSNLLGDADGDVFERERDALLATLPGLDGTVLLVSNEIGLGVVPMGELTRRYVDEAGRLHQALGAVCERVVFVAAGLPLVLKGPAL; encoded by the coding sequence ATGCACAGCCTGATTCTCGGCGGCGCGCGTTCGGGCAAGAGCGCCTTGGCCGAACGTCTGGCCCTGCCGTTCGCGGACGTGGTCTACATCGCCACCGCGCAGGCGCGCGACGCCGAGATGGGCGAGCGCATCGCCCATCATCGCGCGCGGCGTCCCGCCGAATGGGGCTGCGTGGAGGAGCCGATCGCCTTGGCCGCAACCTTGCGCGCGCACGCGGCGCCAGGACGCTGCGTGCTGGTGGATTGCCTGACCCTGTGGCTGAGCAATCTGCTGGGCGATGCGGATGGCGATGTATTCGAGCGCGAACGCGATGCGTTGCTGGCGACCTTGCCAGGACTGGACGGAACGGTGCTGCTGGTCAGCAACGAAATCGGCCTCGGCGTGGTGCCGATGGGCGAATTGACCCGGCGCTATGTCGACGAAGCCGGGCGCCTGCATCAGGCGCTGGGCGCGGTGTGCGAACGGGTGGTGTTCGTCGCCGCGGGCTTGCCGCTGGTATTGAAAGGTCCCGCGCTGTGA
- a CDS encoding histidine phosphatase family protein, translating into MSSSTTTHIDLLRHGDTGHRSYRGQLDDTLLELGWRQMRDAVLGREWDVIVSSPLQRCAAFAQELAQSRGLPLALEPALREYHFGDWQGRTVDAIAANEGEALARFWADPVAYPPPGAERFVDFANRLTGAVGDLLRTYPGRRVLVVTHGGVIRLLRCLAAGRRYTDLLNIDVAHASLHALPWPPKPPRDAVDAPRGDDARHEAARADPVDG; encoded by the coding sequence ATGAGTTCGTCCACCACCACCCATATCGATCTGCTGCGGCACGGCGACACCGGCCACCGCAGTTATCGCGGCCAGCTCGACGACACTTTGCTCGAACTGGGCTGGCGACAGATGCGCGACGCCGTGCTCGGGCGCGAGTGGGATGTAATCGTCAGCTCGCCGTTGCAGCGCTGCGCGGCGTTCGCGCAGGAACTGGCGCAGTCGCGCGGCCTGCCGCTGGCGCTGGAACCGGCGCTGCGCGAATACCATTTCGGCGATTGGCAGGGCCGCACGGTCGACGCCATTGCCGCCAACGAAGGCGAGGCGCTGGCGCGGTTCTGGGCCGATCCGGTCGCGTATCCGCCGCCGGGCGCTGAGCGCTTCGTCGATTTCGCCAACCGCCTGACCGGCGCGGTCGGCGACTTGCTGCGCACGTATCCGGGCCGGCGCGTGCTGGTGGTGACCCACGGCGGCGTGATCCGTCTGCTGCGTTGTCTCGCCGCGGGCCGGCGTTACACCGACCTGCTCAATATCGATGTCGCGCATGCCTCGCTGCATGCCTTGCCGTGGCCGCCGAAACCGCCGCGCGATGCGGTCGATGCGCCGCGCGGCGACGACGCCCGCCACGAGGCGGCACGGGCCGATCCGGTCGACGGCTGA
- a CDS encoding cobyric acid synthase: MTARVVMVQGCTSDAGKSALVTALCRWLHRRGVAVAPFKPQNMALNSAVTADGGEIGRAQAVQAQAAGLAPHTDFNPVLLKPNSDTGAQVILHGRAVANMDARGYHDYKRVAMDAVLQSHRRLVDGFDAVVVEGAGSPAEINLRANDIANMGYAEAVDCPVLLIADIDRGGVFAHLVGTLALLSDSERARVAGFVINRFRGDIALLQPGLDWLERETGKPVIGVLPYLHGLHLEAEDALPRERAGDANAAAGERLRVAVPALPRISNHNDFDALRAHPQVDCWFVGPGETPPACDLIVLPGSKSTRADLQWLRRNGWATAIARHLRYGGKVIGICGGLQMLGQRISDPLGIEGEPGSDEGLGWLELDTVLEPEKQLRNVRGRLSLDDAAVSGYEIHCGVSTGAALQRLCLRFEDGRVDGAISADGRILGSYVHGLFDEPEALAALLRWAGLAQAQPLDLRGLREAGIDRLADAVQAHLDIARLETLFGLEAVCTA, from the coding sequence ATGACGGCGCGCGTAGTGATGGTCCAAGGCTGCACCTCAGACGCCGGCAAGAGCGCGCTGGTGACCGCGCTGTGTCGCTGGCTGCATCGGCGCGGGGTCGCGGTGGCGCCGTTCAAGCCGCAGAATATGGCGCTTAATTCGGCGGTGACCGCCGACGGCGGCGAGATCGGCCGCGCCCAGGCGGTGCAGGCGCAGGCGGCCGGGCTGGCGCCGCATACCGATTTCAATCCGGTGCTGCTCAAGCCCAACAGCGACACCGGCGCGCAGGTGATCCTGCACGGCCGCGCGGTCGCCAACATGGATGCGCGCGGTTACCACGACTACAAACGCGTGGCGATGGACGCGGTGTTGCAATCGCATCGGCGTTTGGTCGACGGCTTCGATGCGGTCGTGGTCGAAGGCGCCGGCAGTCCGGCCGAGATCAACCTGCGCGCCAACGACATCGCCAACATGGGCTATGCCGAAGCGGTCGACTGCCCGGTGTTGCTGATCGCCGATATCGACCGCGGCGGCGTGTTCGCGCATCTGGTCGGCACCCTGGCCTTGCTGTCGGACAGCGAACGCGCGCGCGTCGCCGGTTTCGTCATCAACCGCTTTCGCGGCGATATCGCCCTGCTGCAGCCGGGCCTGGACTGGCTGGAGCGTGAGACCGGCAAGCCGGTGATCGGCGTATTGCCATATCTGCACGGCCTGCATCTGGAAGCCGAGGACGCGTTGCCGCGCGAGCGCGCGGGCGACGCGAACGCCGCGGCGGGCGAGCGACTGCGAGTGGCGGTGCCGGCATTGCCGCGGATCAGCAACCACAACGATTTCGATGCGCTGCGCGCGCATCCGCAGGTCGACTGCTGGTTCGTAGGCCCAGGCGAAACCCCGCCGGCGTGCGATCTGATCGTGCTGCCGGGTTCCAAGTCGACCCGCGCCGATCTGCAGTGGCTGCGGCGCAACGGCTGGGCGACCGCGATCGCGCGCCATCTGCGCTACGGCGGCAAGGTGATCGGGATCTGCGGCGGTCTGCAGATGCTCGGCCAGCGCATCAGCGATCCACTCGGCATCGAAGGCGAGCCCGGCAGCGACGAAGGCCTGGGCTGGCTCGAACTGGACACGGTGCTGGAGCCGGAAAAGCAGCTGCGCAATGTGCGCGGTCGCCTGAGCCTCGACGATGCCGCGGTCAGCGGCTATGAAATCCACTGCGGCGTCAGCACCGGCGCCGCGTTGCAGCGGCTGTGCCTGCGTTTCGAAGACGGCCGCGTCGACGGCGCGATTTCCGCCGACGGCCGCATCCTCGGCAGCTATGTGCACGGTCTGTTCGACGAACCCGAAGCCCTGGCGGCGCTGTTGCGCTGGGCCGGATTGGCGCAGGCGCAGCCGCTGGACCTGCGCGGCTTGCGCGAAGCCGGGATCGATCGCCTCGCCGATGCGGTGCAGGCGCATCTGGATATCGCCCGGCTCGAAACCCTGTTCGGATTGGAGGCCGTATGCACAGCCTGA
- the cbiB gene encoding adenosylcobinamide-phosphate synthase CbiB: protein MNAASLSATMLCGVLLDAWLGEPRRLHPLIGFGRFARALESALHADSRGRGLMVWLLAVVPLSAAAWWLQRNLFAYSFWLGAAYAAFALYLAIGLRSLDEHAAPVAAALQAGDLAGARAAVGRIVSRDVDALDGERVAAAATESVLENGSDAVFAALFWFAVLGPAGAVLYRLANTLDAMWGYRTPRYERFGWAAARIDDALNLIPARLTALTYAALGDTASAWRCWRTQARHWDSPNAGPVMAAGAGALRVRLGGAAPYHGVWETRPLLGEGEAPSADSIRRALGLVKRGVAVWVLAFLAVGWVGWWYAHA, encoded by the coding sequence ATGAACGCGGCGTCGCTGTCGGCCACGATGCTGTGCGGCGTGTTGCTGGACGCCTGGCTCGGCGAGCCGCGGCGGCTGCATCCGCTGATCGGTTTCGGCCGCTTCGCGCGCGCGCTCGAAAGCGCCTTGCATGCCGACAGCCGCGGTCGCGGGCTGATGGTCTGGCTGCTCGCGGTGGTGCCGTTGAGCGCGGCCGCGTGGTGGCTGCAGCGCAACCTGTTCGCATATTCGTTCTGGCTGGGCGCCGCATACGCTGCGTTCGCGTTGTATCTGGCGATCGGCCTGCGCAGCCTGGACGAACACGCCGCGCCGGTGGCGGCGGCGTTGCAGGCCGGCGATTTGGCCGGCGCGCGCGCGGCGGTCGGACGCATCGTCAGCCGCGACGTCGATGCGCTCGACGGCGAACGAGTGGCCGCGGCGGCGACCGAATCGGTGCTGGAAAACGGCAGCGACGCGGTGTTCGCCGCGTTGTTCTGGTTCGCCGTGCTCGGCCCGGCCGGCGCGGTCCTGTACCGGCTCGCCAACACCCTGGACGCGATGTGGGGCTATCGCACGCCGCGCTATGAACGCTTCGGCTGGGCGGCGGCGCGGATCGACGATGCGCTCAACCTGATTCCCGCGCGTCTGACCGCGCTGACCTACGCCGCGCTCGGCGACACCGCGAGCGCGTGGCGTTGCTGGCGCACTCAGGCGCGGCACTGGGACAGCCCGAACGCCGGGCCGGTGATGGCGGCCGGCGCGGGTGCGCTGCGGGTCCGGCTGGGCGGCGCGGCGCCGTATCACGGCGTTTGGGAAACACGGCCGCTGCTGGGCGAAGGCGAGGCGCCGAGCGCGGATTCGATTCGTCGCGCGTTGGGTTTGGTGAAGCGTGGTGTGGCGGTCTGGGTGCTGGCGTTTCTTGCGGTGGGCTGGGTGGGGTGGTGGTATGCGCATGCATGA
- the cobD gene encoding threonine-phosphate decarboxylase CobD — protein MLEHGGRLLRAARQYGIAVQDWLDLSTGINPVAWPVPDIPARAWHRLPEDDDGLIDIARAYYGAESLWPVAGSQAAIQALPELRAASTVGVLAPGYAEHAQAWRRCGHRVELRGAAELFAQADDFDVVVLIHPNNPGGEGFERAALLDLHARLAARGGWLLIDEAFMDASPERSLCGDSARDGLIVLRSVGKFFGLAGARAGFVCANEALLQALRERLGPWTVTGPTRHALRHALADREWQAAMRAHLLAQGERLATLLSAHGLPASGGCAFFQWHRNDEALALHEALARRGVFTRYFDEPRSLRFGLPGGEDPWRRLDTALAEVMHERACA, from the coding sequence ATGCTTGAACACGGCGGCCGTCTGTTGCGCGCGGCACGGCAGTACGGCATCGCCGTGCAGGATTGGCTCGACCTGTCCACCGGCATCAACCCGGTGGCCTGGCCGGTGCCCGATATTCCCGCGCGCGCCTGGCATCGTTTGCCCGAAGACGACGATGGCTTGATCGATATCGCCCGCGCTTACTACGGCGCCGAATCGCTGTGGCCGGTCGCCGGTTCGCAGGCGGCGATCCAGGCGCTGCCCGAATTGCGCGCGGCATCGACGGTCGGCGTGCTCGCGCCGGGCTATGCCGAACATGCGCAGGCCTGGCGGCGTTGCGGCCATCGCGTCGAGTTGCGCGGCGCCGCCGAGTTGTTCGCGCAGGCCGACGATTTCGATGTGGTCGTGCTGATCCATCCCAACAACCCGGGCGGCGAAGGCTTCGAACGCGCGGCCTTGCTCGACCTGCACGCGCGGCTGGCCGCGCGCGGCGGCTGGCTGCTGATCGACGAAGCCTTCATGGACGCCTCGCCCGAACGTAGCCTATGCGGCGACAGCGCGCGCGACGGGCTGATCGTGTTGCGCTCGGTCGGCAAGTTCTTCGGCCTGGCCGGCGCGCGCGCCGGTTTCGTCTGCGCGAACGAAGCCTTGCTGCAGGCGCTGCGCGAACGGCTCGGGCCATGGACCGTGACCGGCCCGACCCGGCATGCGCTGCGGCACGCGCTGGCCGACCGCGAGTGGCAGGCGGCGATGCGCGCGCATCTGCTCGCGCAAGGCGAACGGCTGGCCACGTTGCTGAGCGCGCATGGTCTGCCCGCCAGCGGCGGTTGCGCGTTCTTCCAATGGCATCGCAACGACGAGGCGCTGGCGTTGCACGAAGCGCTGGCCCGTCGTGGTGTGTTCACTCGTTATTTCGACGAGCCGCGCAGCCTGCGTTTCGGCCTGCCCGGTGGAGAAGACCCATGGCGGCGGCTCGACACGGCCCTGGCCGAGGTCATGCACGAGAGGGCCTGCGCATGA